Within Burkholderia sp., the genomic segment CTATCGAAGTAGGCGACCGCCGAGGAGAAGGCCGGCACCGGCACGCCAGCCTGCACCGCAGCTACCACCACGTCGCGCAGCGCCTGCTGGTAGTTAGTTGAAATCTCCTGGAAATACGGGTCAAGTAGTAAGTTTGCGAGTTCCTGGCTGGCCGTGTAGGCATCCGTGATCTTCTGCAGAAAGCGTGCGCGGATGATACAGCCGGCGCGGAAGATACGCGCGATTTCACCCAGATTGAGCTTCCAGCCATATTCCTTCGAGGCAGTGTCGAGCTGTGAGAAACCCTGCGCGTAGGAGATCACCTTGCTCAGGTAGAGCGCGCGGCGTACCGCCTCGACGAAAGCGGCGCGATCGCCATCCCGCTTAGTCGGCGACGGTTTCTTCAGCACCTTGCTGGCGGCTACGCGCTGCGTCTTCAGCGAGGACAGCACGCGCGCAAATACCGATTCGGTGATCAGCGGCAGCGGCACGCCCAGGTCAAGTGCGTTCTGGCTGGTCCACTTTCCGGTGCCCTTCTGCGCGGCGCGATCGAGGATTACGTCCACCAGATGCTGGCCGGTTTCCTCGTCCTTCTTATCGAAGATCTTCGAGGTGATCTGGATCAGGTAGCTATCGAGTTCACCCTGGTTCCATTCGGTATAGACCTTGCCGAGTTCCTCGTTCGACAGCCCCGCCACTTGCTTGAGTACCGCGTAGCTTTCGGCGATCAGCTGCATGTCGCCGTACTCGATGCCGTTGTGGACCATCTTCACGTAGTGGCCGGTGCCGTCCGGGCCCATATAGGCGACACAGGGCTCGCCATCGCCCGGCGCCTTTGCGGCGATTTGCTTGAAGATCGGCTCGACCAGATCGTAGCCGTCGCGCTGGCCGCCCGGCATGATCGAGGGGCCGTGCAGCGCGCCCTCCTCGCCGCCCGACACGCCCGTGCCGATGAAGTGCAGGCCCGATTGCGCGAGTTCCTGGTTGCGGCGGATGGTGTCCGTAAAATGCGTATTACCGCCGTCGATCAGCACGTCGCCCTTGCCGAGCAGTGGCTTGAGCGCGGCGATGGTCGCGTCCGTGGCTTTGCCAGCCTTGACCATCAGCAGGATGCAGCGCGGCGTTTCGAGCGACGCAACGAATTCCTCCAGCGTATAGGTCGGCACCAGCTTGCGGTCTGGAAATTTGGCGCTCAGCTCATCGGTCTTGTCGCGGCTACGGTTGTACACGGACACAGCGTGACCGCGGCTCTCGATGTTCAATGCCAGATTGCGGCCCATCACGGCCATCCCGACCACACCGATTGCTTGTTTTCCCATTGTTCATTCTCCAAAAAAACACGGCGCAGCCCGATCGAACCACGCGCATAGCCGCAAGGATACGGAAAACCAGGCGAGACAGCTGCTTCGCGCGTGCCACGCCGATCAGGCGTGGCGGCGCAGCACTACCGCTCAGGTTGTTGTCCGGCATCGCCACTCCCCACGCGCTCGAGATCGAAGCCAGCCGCCTCGACCAGCGCAATTACCACCTCCAGCAGGCGTTGTTGCATAAATCGAGCGCGAGGACGCAATAGCATCGACGGGCATAATTTCAGGCGATAAGAACGGATTGCAGACGAGCGAGGTCCGCCATTTGGTTGATGGACGACGCGAACGGCAACCTCACCTCGGTCGCCTGCGAGTCGATGTGACGCGCCCAGAAACAGTTGCCGGTGAGGATCTTGAACCGATACATCGCATTCTCGGCAAGCGATCGCCGGTGGTAGCCACTGTCTTGCTTCCATTCTCGACGACCGTCACGGGCAATTGCATCAACCGCGCCATTACGCCACGCCGCACCGGGCATATCTGCTGGCCAATGAGCGGAACCCTCGCTTGGCGGAATTGAAGGAATAGCACTGCGTGCAGCAATGGCCGCATGGCATGGCTTGGTGTCGTAGGCACCATCACCGCCGATGACATCGATTTGTTCTTCGCGTGGAATCTGGGCGAGCAACTTGGCCAGAGCGTCACCGTCAGCCACATTCTGATTCGTCATTAGCACGGCATGCACTTGACCCGTATTCGCGTTGAGCGCGAGATGGACTTTACGCCACGTGCGCCGCTTCGAGTAGGCGTGCTGGCGCACCTTCCATTCACCTTCTCCATAGACTTTCAGACCGGTTCTGTCGACAACCAGATGGATCGGTTCATTGTCACGAAGGATCGGCAGTTTGACAGCAAGCGTTTTTGCCCGGCGAAAGAGCGTGGTGTAATTCGGCACCGGCAAGCTCGGGAAGGCCAAATCGCGCAGACTTTGGGTGAAACCTTGCAGGGCGCGCAACGTTAGTCGATAGACGCTCTTCACGCCAAGTAATGTCTGAATCAGCGTATCGCCGTATAGACACGGGCGACCACGTGTGGGTATGGCATCGGGTATTCTGGCAAGGACGGCTTCATCTATCCATATTGTTACGTTCCCCCGGTTGATCAGGCCTTCATTATAGGCCTCCCAATTCCTGACACGGTAGCGTGCCTTCGGCTCACCTGTCTTGTGTATGTCCTTGCGCATTTTCTTGGAAAAAATTAGGCAGTTACTCTGGAATCTGACTTGATAGGGATCTGGCCCCGAGACTGTTGCGCGTAAATATCAATGGATCTCGCTCGATTTATGCAACAACGCCGATTTATGCAACAACGCCACTCGAAGCGGCGTACCTGGCGTAAAGTCCATCTAGCGCTCAACGCAAATACGGGTCAAGTGCATGCCGCGCTAATGACGAATCAGAATGTGGCTGAAGGTGACGCTCTGACCAAGTTGCTCGCCCAGATTCCACGCGAAGAACAAATCGATGTCATCGGCTGTGACGGTGCCTACGACACCAAGCCATGCCATGTGGCCATTGCTGCACGCAGTGCTATTCCTTCGATTCCGCCACGCGAGGGTGCCGCTCATTGGCCAGTGGATATGCCCGGTGCGGCGTGGCGTAATGGCGCGGTTGATGCAATTTCCCGTGACGGTCGTCGAGAATGGAAGCAACACAGTGGCTACCACCGGCGATCGCTTGCCGAGAATGCGATGTATCGGTTCAAGACCCGCACCGGCAACTGTCTTTGGGTGCGTCACATCGCCTCGCAGACGTCCGAGGTCACCGTTCGCGTCGGCGTCATCAACCGTATGGCGGATCTCGCTCGTCCGCAATCCGTTCGTATCGCCTGAAATTATGCCCGTAGATGCCATGGCGTCCTCACGCTCGATTTATGCAACAACGCCTTGCGGATCAATAAACCGATTCGCTATGCAGTTTGATTCAAGATTGCGTATTTTTGGTCAATAAAGTGCGGTATGTTGTACTTTACTCTTTAAACTGGCCCAGGCCGACCGAGATCAGCCCCGGGATCGCCACGTCGGTATTGACGTCTGCGTCGTAATCGACACCGGCAATCTCGAAGCCGAATAGGCGCAGGAACTCGTGCTTGTAGCCGGTGAAATCGGTCAGCTCGTAGAGGTTCTCGTTGGTGACCTGGTTCCACAGCGCCTGCACTTTTTCCTGTACCTTTGGATCGAGTTCCTTATAGTCTGCGCGTAAGCGACCGTCCTCGTCGATATGCGGCGTCGAGCCATACATCGTTTCGTGCAGCAGCCCGTAGACCTGTTCGATACAGCCTTCGTGTGTGCTGGCTTCCTTCATCACCTTGAACAACAGCGAAAGGTACAGCGGCATCATCGGGATTGCCGAGCTAGCTTGTGTGACTACCGCCTTTAGCACCGCTACGCGTGCGTCGCCGCCGGTGACGGAAAGCGTCTGGCGCAGGCTGATCACAGTTTTGTCGAGATCCTTCTTGGCCGCACCGATCGAGCCGTTCCAGTAGATGTCGTGGGTGATCTTGTCGCCGAGGTAGGTGAAAGCGGTGGTCTTCGCGCCCGGGGCCAGCACGCCGGCCTGGTTGAGCGCGTCGATCCACATCTGCCAGTCTCCGCCGCCCATCACTGCCACGGTGTTGGCGATCTCTTCCTGGGAGGCCGGCTCGAGGACGGTGTCCTTGATCACTGCCTTGTCAGTGTCGAGGCCGCGGAATACTATGCTCTTGCTAATCGGCTTGAGCGTGGAGTTGTGCACCACGCCTGTCTGCGGGTGTATACGGCGCGGTGCGGCCAGGCTGTAGACCACCAGGTCGACCTGGCCGAGATGGGCCTTGATAATGTCGATGGTGACACGCTTGACCTCGTCGGAGAAAGCATCGCCGTTGATGGTCTGGGCGTAGCAGCCTTCTGCTTTGGCGATTTTTTCGAAGGCGGCACTGTTGTACCAGCCAGCCGTGCCGGGCTTGGTCCCGCTGCCAGGGCGCTCAAAGCACACGCCCAGCGTGTCGGCCTGCGAGCCGAAGGCGGTCGAGATACGCGCGGCGAGACCGTAGCCAGTCGACGAGCCGATCACAAGCACCTTCTGCGGGCCGTTGGCGATCGGGCCTTGCTTGACGACGTAGTCGATTTGTTCCTTGACGTTCTCTTCACATCCAATAGGATGAGCGGTCACGCAGATACAGCCCCGCACACGGGGTTTGATTATCATGAAAGCTCCTGAATACGGTAAACGTCGAAATACGGTAAGCATCGAAGTTCGATGGACGGAAACACCGTGCGTTTTAATGGAAGCCCCGCTGGTGCAAACGATTGCGGGGCGGGGCATCCTACCCTGGACAGTGGCTAGCGCGAAGACCGGGCTGCCGTCAGTATGCATTTCCTCCGTCGCCGGATATCCGGCGACGCGCCGGCTTGGTGCCGTCTGCTTGCTCATATTTTATGATTCCGTACTTCGCAAGTTCAGGCGACCCTCCCCCTTTCTCTGTCAGGCCTTCGGCTCGTCGATTCCGTCCGCCAGCATCGCTGCGGCGATTTCATGGCATCCCACGGCCTGCGTAGGTCCTCGTGTCGCGCCCTGCACATCTTGCGCCGCCCTGTTTTCTGGCCAAGCTTGAGCTTGTCTTCGAGGCGCGTGATTTCGATCTCGATGCCGATGATATTGATCCTAAATTTTTGATCTTGAAATTGGTAAATCGACTCTCATGTGAAGGAGAGGCGTTGTTGCATAAATCGAGCGTGAGGATGCAATGGAACGGATTCCGGACCTCGCTCGTCCGAAATCCGTTCATATCGCCTGAAATTATTGATCCGAAATTCGTGATCAATATGCCCGTCGATGCCATTGCGTCCTCGCGCTCGATTTATGCAACAATGCTACGCGCAACGCTCGTTGGACAGCCCCCTATCAAGTCAGATTTCAGAGTAACTGCCTATTTTTTCAAAGAAAATACGCAAGGACATACACAAGAAAGGTGAGCCGAAGGCACGCTACCGTGTCAGGAATTGGGCGGCCTATAATGCAGGTCTGATCAACTGGTGGATCGTGACGATATGGATAGATGAAGCCGTCCTTGCCAGAATACCCGACGCCATACCCACACGTGGTCGCCCGTGTTTATATGGTGATGCGCTGATTCAGGCATTACTTGGCGTGAAGACAGTCTATCGACTGACGTTGCTCGCCCTGCAAGGTTTCACCAAAATCTGCGTGATCTGTCCTTCCCGAGCTTGCCGGTGCAGAATTACACCACACTCTGTCGCCGGGCAAAACGCTTGATGTCGAACTGTGGCGTTGTTGCATCAATCGAGCGCGGAGACGCTATGGAATCGGACGGACATAATTTCAGGCGATACGAACGGATTGCAGACGAGCGAGGTCCGCCATGCGGTTGATGACGCCGACGCGAATGGAGACCTCGGTCGCCTGCGCGGCGGCGTCATCAACCGCATGGCGGACCTCGCTCGTCTGCAATCCGTTCGTATCGCCTGAAATTATGTCCGTCCGATTCCATAGCGTCTCCGCGCTCGATTGATGCAACAATGCCGAGCTGATCGAGTCGTCGTTGAGTTCGCCAGTCAGTGGAGAGCAACAAAACCGAACGAAAACCCATAGATTCCATATAAAAGTGCTGCACGAAGCGTCGCGCCGCTTGTAAAATTTGGCTTTGAAGCATGCGCGTCGTGTGCTTTAAATCCAACGACCACACCTGGTAGGAGAAACATGGCGAATTCCACAAAAAAAGTGGCCAAGAAGGCTGCCGCACTGGCCAAGAAAGTGGCTGTTAAACCTGCAGCGCCCGCGAAGAAAGTAGTGGCCAAGAAGGCTGTCGGGAAGATTCCGTCTGCTCCGACGCCGATCAAAGAAAGCTTCACCAAAGCATCGCTGGCGACGCACATTGCTGAGCGTGCTGAAATCGAGCTGAAGACAGTCAAGGCCGTGCTCTCGACGCTGGAAAATGTGATCCTCGGTTCGATCCACAAAAAAGGTACAGGCGAGTTTACGCTGCCAGGTCTGCTGAAGATCTCGGCGCAAGCAGTGGCAGCGAAGAAGAAGCGCTTCGGCAAAGATCCGTTCACGGGTGAAGAGCGCTGGTTCCCGGCCAAGCCGGCGAGCGTACGCGTCAAGGCACGTGCACTGAAGAAGCTGAAGGACGCAGCAGCATAAAAGGTATTCCCAGGACGCACTGGTCCTTCCGGAACGTCGAGACAGCCCCCAAATAGATCCCCGTGTGCGAAAAGCGCGCGGAGGAGATCTTTGGGTCTGCTACAGCCGACGTCCGATTCTGCGTCTAGCCTGACCAGCGGGCTGGATGTATCTGGCGAGAGGCTTGGTACAGGTCATGGGCCCATTCAAAAGTGCAACGCAACAAAGTGATGCCACCGTCCAGACAGGATAATCTTCCGGTCAGGCCACCGGAAACAAAGCGGCCATAACTCTGAAGTGCAACACCTGCTCCAAGCGAAGTTGGAGCATAAATCGGTGGCGTTGTTGCATAAATCGAGCGAGATCCGTTGACGTTTACGCGGAACGGTCGCGAGGCCAGCCCCCTATCAAGTCAGATTCCAGAGTAACTGCCTGATTTTTGACAAGAAAATGCGCAAGGACGTACACAAGACAGATAGGCCGAAGGCACGCTACCCTGTCAGGAATTGGGCGGCCTATAATGCAGGCCTGATCAACTGGGGGAACGTGAGTGACGATATGGATAAATGAAGCCGTCCTTGCCAGAATACCCGACGCCATACCCACGCGTGGTCGAGCGTGTCTATACGGCGATATGCTGATTCAGGCATTACTTGGCGTGAAGACCGTCTATCGACTGACGTTGCGCGCCCTGCAAGGTTTCATCTAAAGTCTGCGCGATCTGGCCTTCCCGAGCTTGCTGATACCGAATTACGCCACGCTCTGTCGCCGGAAAAAACGCTTGATGTCAAACTGCCAATCCTTCGCAAAAATGAACCGATCCATCTGGCAGTCGACAGCACCGGTCTGAAGGTCTATGACCAAGGTGAATGGAAGGTGCCCGCCAGCACGGCTACTCGAAGCGGCGCACGTGGCGTAAAGTCCATCTCGCGCTCAACGCGAATACGGGTCAAGTGCATGACCGCGCTAATGATGCATCAGAATGTGGCTGATGGTGACGCTCTGGCCAAGTTGCTCGACCAGATTCCACGCGAAGAACAAATCGATGTCATCGGCAACGACGGTGCCTACGACACTAAGCCATGCCATTCGGTCATTGCTGCGCGCAATGCTGTTCCTTCGATTCCGCCACACGAGGGTGCCGCTCATTGGCTAGCGGATACGCCCTGTGCGGCGTGGCGTAACGGCACAGTTGATGCCATTGCCCGTGACGCTGTCGGCGAGAATAGAAGAAAGACAGTGGCTACCACCGGTGATCGCTTGCCGAGAATGCGATGTATCGGTCCAAGACGCTCACCGGAAAACTGTCTCTGGGCGCGTCACATCGACTCGCAGGCGACCGCGAAGTCGCCGCTCCCGTCGGCGTCTCTCATCAACCGTATGGCGGACCTCGCTCGTCCGCAATCCGTTCGTATCGCCTGAAATTATGTCCGTCGATGCCGTTGCGTCCGCGCGCTCGATTGATGCAACAACGCCGTATGAATAAGAGAAAAGTGATTCCGAGCTTGCGCTCGCTCGCAGATCAAGAACGCGCGATAGTAAAGAAAGCCCTCGCTTCGCGAGAAATCTTCACGATTATTGCAGAGTTTATCGAGGCCACCGAGTACCTGTCCGAGATTTGCCCGACTATTAGCATTTACGGTTCGGCGCGCCTGAAAGCCGATTCTCCGCACTATCAGCTCACCATGGAAATTGCCCGTAAGCTGTCCGACGCCGGCTTCGCGGTGATCTCCGGCGGAGGTCCCGGCATCATGGAAGCGGCCAACAAGGGGGCGCATGCTGGTAAAGCGCCGTCGGTTGGCCTGAACATTGAGCTGCCGCACGAGCAAGCAGGCAACAACTACCAGGATATCTCGCTGCGCTTCCGCCACTTTTTCACTCGCAAAGTCACCTTAGTGAAGAATTCCGACGCGGTGGTAGTGATGCCAGGTGGTTTCGGCACGCTCGACGAACTGTCCGAAGTGCTGACCCTGATCCAGACGAGGCAGTCACGCCTAGTGCCGATCATCCTGGTCGGCAGCATTTTCTGGCAGGGCCTCATACAGTGGTTTCGCGACCAGTTGATCCCAATGGGCCTGATCAATCTGGAGGACATGAACCTAATACAGGTGACCGACGATCCGGACCAGGTGCTCGAGGCGGTGCGCGCGTTCTACAAGGACATCGGCGAGGGCGTTGTTGCATAAATCGAGCGAGATCCGTTGACGTTTACGCGCAACGGTCGCGGGGCCAGCCTCCTATCAAGTCAGATTCCAGAGTAACTGCCTAATTTTTGCCAAGAAAATGCGCAAGGACATACACAAGAAAGGTGAGCCGAAGGCACGCTACCGTGTCAGGAATTGGGCAGCCTATAATGAAGGCCTGATCAGCCGGGGGAACGTAACAATATGGATAGATGAAGCCGTCCTTGCCAGAATGCCCGATGCCATACCCACACGTGGTCGCCCGTGTGTATACGGCGATACGCTGATTCAGGCATTACTTGGCGTGAAGACCGTCTATCGACTCACCTTGCGCGCCCTGCAAGGTTTCACCCAAAGTCTGCGCGATTTGGCCTTCCCGAGCTTGCCGGTGCCGAATTACACCACGCTCTGTCGCCGGGCAAAAACGCTTGATGTCGAACTGCCGATCCTTCGTGACAATGAACCGATCCATCTGGTTGTCGACAGCACCGGTCTGAAGGTCTATGGAGAAGGTGAATGGAAGGTGCGCCAGCACGGCTACTCGAAGCGGCGCACGTGGCGTAAAGTCCATCTCGCGCTCAACGCGAATACAGGTCAAGTGCATGCAGCGCTAATGACGAATCAGAATGTGGCTGACGGTGACGCTCTGGCCAAGTTGCTCGACCAGATTCCACGCGAAGAACAAATCGATGTCATCGTCGGTGACGGTGCCTACGACACCAAGCCATGCCATGCGGCCATTGCTGCACGCAGTGCTATTCCTTCGATTCCGCCACGCGAGGGTGCCGCTCATTGGCCAGCGGATATGCCCGGTGCGGCGTGGCGTAATGGCGCGGTTGATGCAATTGCCCGTGACGGTCGTCGAGAATGGAAGCAACACAATGGCTACCACCGGCGATCGCTTGCCGAGAATGCGATGTATCGGTTCAAGACCCTCACCGGAAACTGTCTCTGGGCGCGTCAAATCGACTCGCAGGCGACCGAGGTCTCCATTCGCGTCGGCGTCATCAACCGTATGGCGGACCTCGCTCGTCCGCAATCTGTTCGTATCGCCTGAAATTACCCGTCGATGCTATTGCGTCCTCATACTCGATTTATGCAACAACGCCTATTGCATGCATAAACCGATTCGCTTCGCTATGCAGCTTTACTCAAGATAACATGTTTCTGATCAATAACGCGATTCTGATTAAATCCTACCATGACAGCTACCCTGCTCAACGGCAACGCTCTTTCGAAGACCCTGCGCGCGCAAGCGGCTGAACGCGCCGCCGCGTTGAGCGCGCGCGGCCATCGACCAGGCCTCGCAGTCGTTTTGGTCGGCGAAAACCCGGCTAGCGAAGTCTATGTCCGTAACAAAATCAAGGCCTGCGAGGACAACGGCTTCTACTCGAAGAAGGACGCCTATCCGGCGACGCTATCCGAAGCCGACCTGCTGGCCCACATCGACGCGCTGAACCGCGACCCGCAGATCCACGCCATTCTGGTGCAACTTCCACTACCTGGCCATATCGACACTCACAAAGTGATCGAGGCGATCTCGCGCGAGAAGGACGTGGATGGCTTCCACGTCGCCAATGTTGGATCGCTGATGACCGGTAAGCCACTGTTCCGCCCCTGCACGCCCTACGGCGTGATGAAGATGTTTGAAGCGTACGACATTGACCTGACCGGTGCCAACGCGGTGATGATTGGCCGCTCGAACATCGTCGGCAAGCCGATGGCGATGCTGCTGCTCGAGGCCGGCGCGACGGTCACTATCTGCCACAGCAAGACCCGCGACCTGGCCGCCCACACGCGACAGGCTGACGTGGTGGTAGCCGCGGTCGGCAAGCGCAACGTGCTGACCGCCGACATGATCAAGCCCGGCGCAGTGGTGATTGACGTTGGCATGAACCACAATGAGGCAGGCAGGCTCTGTGGCGACGTCGATTTCAACGGCCTGCGCAAAGTGGCCAGCTTCATTACGCCGGTTCCGGGCGGGGTCGGCCCGATGACGATCACGATGCTGCTGATCAACACGCTCGAAGCCGCAGAACGCGAGACCAACGCGGCAACAACGCAGCACCCTCAAAGACTTTTCAGCGCACCTGGCCATGCTTCGCCACCGTCGACATCGCCGACAGGCCTTCGCGGCGACTCGCCACGCGCCGCTCGGGTGCCTTGCCCATTGGGTGCCTAGGAGCGACCTCGTACATCATTC encodes:
- the fabV gene encoding enoyl-ACP reductase FabV, with protein sequence MIIKPRVRGCICVTAHPIGCEENVKEQIDYVVKQGPIANGPQKVLVIGSSTGYGLAARISTAFGSQADTLGVCFERPGSGTKPGTAGWYNSAAFEKIAKAEGCYAQTINGDAFSDEVKRVTIDIIKAHLGQVDLVVYSLAAPRRIHPQTGVVHNSTLKPISKSIVFRGLDTDKAVIKDTVLEPASQEEIANTVAVMGGGDWQMWIDALNQAGVLAPGAKTTAFTYLGDKITHDIYWNGSIGAAKKDLDKTVISLRQTLSVTGGDARVAVLKAVVTQASSAIPMMPLYLSLLFKVMKEASTHEGCIEQVYGLLHETMYGSTPHIDEDGRLRADYKELDPKVQEKVQALWNQVTNENLYELTDFTGYKHEFLRLFGFEIAGVDYDADVNTDVAIPGLISVGLGQFKE
- a CDS encoding IS5 family transposase translates to MRKDIHKTGEPKARYRVRNWEAYNEGLINRGNVTIWIDEAVLARIPDAIPTRGRPCLYGDTLIQTLLGVKSVYRLTLRALQGFTQSLRDLAFPSLPVPNYTTLFRRAKTLAVKLPILRDNEPIHLVVDRTGLKVYGEGEWKVRQHAYSKRRTWRKVHLALNANTGQVHAVLMTNQNVADGDALAKLLAQIPREEQIDVIGGDGAYDTKPCHAAIAARSAIPSIPPSEGSAHWPADMPGAAWRNGAVDAIARDGRREWKQDSGYHRRSLAENAMYRFKILTGNCFWARHIDSQATEVRLPFASSINQMADLARLQSVLIA
- a CDS encoding IS5 family transposase, which produces MRKDIHKKGEPKARYRVRNWAAYNEGLISRGNVTIWIDEAVLARMPDAIPTRGRPCVYGDTLIQALLGVKTVYRLTLRALQGFTQSLRDLAFPSLPVPNYTTLCRRAKTLDVELPILRDNEPIHLVVDSTGLKVYGEGEWKVRQHGYSKRRTWRKVHLALNANTGQVHAALMTNQNVADGDALAKLLDQIPREEQIDVIVGDGAYDTKPCHAAIAARSAIPSIPPREGAAHWPADMPGAAWRNGAVDAIARDGRREWKQHNGYHRRSLAENAMYRFKTLTGNCLWARQIDSQATEVSIRVGVINRMADLARPQSVRIA
- a CDS encoding HU family DNA-binding protein, translated to MANSTKKVAKKAAALAKKVAVKPAAPAKKVVAKKAVGKIPSAPTPIKESFTKASLATHIAERAEIELKTVKAVLSTLENVILGSIHKKGTGEFTLPGLLKISAQAVAAKKKRFGKDPFTGEERWFPAKPASVRVKARALKKLKDAAA
- the gndA gene encoding NADP-dependent phosphogluconate dehydrogenase — its product is MGKQAIGVVGMAVMGRNLALNIESRGHAVSVYNRSRDKTDELSAKFPDRKLVPTYTLEEFVASLETPRCILLMVKAGKATDATIAALKPLLGKGDVLIDGGNTHFTDTIRRNQELAQSGLHFIGTGVSGGEEGALHGPSIMPGGQRDGYDLVEPIFKQIAAKAPGDGEPCVAYMGPDGTGHYVKMVHNGIEYGDMQLIAESYAVLKQVAGLSNEELGKVYTEWNQGELDSYLIQITSKIFDKKDEETGQHLVDVILDRAAQKGTGKWTSQNALDLGVPLPLITESVFARVLSSLKTQRVAASKVLKKPSPTKRDGDRAAFVEAVRRALYLSKVISYAQGFSQLDTASKEYGWKLNLGEIARIFRAGCIIRARFLQKITDAYTASQELANLLLDPYFQEISTNYQQALRDVVVAAVQAGVPVPAFSSAVAYFDSYRSARLPANLVQAQRDFFGAHTFERTDKPGSFHANWA
- a CDS encoding TIGR00730 family Rossman fold protein, whose amino-acid sequence is MNKRKVIPSLRSLADQERAIVKKALASREIFTIIAEFIEATEYLSEICPTISIYGSARLKADSPHYQLTMEIARKLSDAGFAVISGGGPGIMEAANKGAHAGKAPSVGLNIELPHEQAGNNYQDISLRFRHFFTRKVTLVKNSDAVVVMPGGFGTLDELSEVLTLIQTRQSRLVPIILVGSIFWQGLIQWFRDQLIPMGLINLEDMNLIQVTDDPDQVLEAVRAFYKDIGEGVVA
- a CDS encoding transposase, translating into MTIWINEAVLARIPDAIPTRGRACLYGDMLIQALLGVKTVYRLTLRALQGFI
- a CDS encoding transposase, yielding MAVDSTGLKVYDQGEWKVPASTATRSGARGVKSISRSTRIRVKCMTALMMHQNVADGDALAKLLDQIPREEQIDVIGNDGAYDTKPCHSVIAARNAVPSIPPHEGAAHWLADTPCAAWRNGTVDAIARDAVGENRRKTVATTGDRLPRMRCIGPRRSPENCLWARHIDSQATAKSPLPSASLINRMADLARPQSVRIA